Proteins encoded by one window of Filimonas effusa:
- a CDS encoding MGH1-like glycoside hydrolase domain-containing protein: protein MTAEQQRLKANANRKVPLEQWGPYLSDRQWGTVREDYSENGDAWNYFPFHHAHSRAYRWGEDGIGGICDFFQNLCFSVAMWNGKDKILKERLFGLGNYEGNHGEDVKELYYYLDNIPSHYYMRMLYKYPQQAFPYTDLAETNRNRSKAEPEYEILDTGVFNDNKYFDVYITYAKFSKCDIGIKIEVVNRGKTAAPITLLPTLWFYNRWQYGGVEKKPSITRVNHGTVKAKHERLGSYYFYFPKTEDQFFTENESNNEKLFKKPNAAPFVKDAINDAIIENKNVDLLRKLDKGTKFSPVFKYKVPGGAAKTLYLRLSDNLIDEPFAHGFEEIFQQRKTEADDFYKAILPAHITEQQKQIQRQALAGLLWSKQYYHFDIERWLSVPDGISPLSTQRTLGRNHDWPHLKNQDIILMPDKWEYPWYAAWDLAFHCIPMAMIDPTFAKHQLILVMREWYMKPDGQLPAYEWNFSDVNPPVHAWAALQVYHIEKKNTGKGDVAFLKRIFQKLLINFTWWTNRKDPNGNNIFEGGFLGLDNIGVFNRSIQLHGQMALEQADGTSWMGMYALNLMDMAIEIAMHDISFEDTATKFFEHFILIAEALNELGMWDDEDKFFYDMLVAPGTQPLRLKIQSIVGLTTLFAVSIIEKTVSRRLDDFTKRITWFENYRTKNNKFWPNEERTGSNNILLSLISQEKLTALLQRLLNETEFLSNGGIRALSKYHEQYPYSVQIDGVEYSIQYDPGDSTSNFFGGNSNWRGPVWMPINYLIIQSIKKFGEFYNGRLEVEYPTGSGKKMELKEVADALTKRVIGLFEKDLSGARPSHGKYNWFYQQPGNENLILFYEYFHGDTGSGLGAAHQTGWTALVASLISETAEKKDKKQSST, encoded by the coding sequence ATGACAGCAGAACAACAACGTTTAAAAGCAAATGCAAATAGAAAAGTACCACTCGAACAATGGGGACCATATTTATCGGACCGGCAATGGGGTACAGTAAGAGAAGATTATAGCGAAAATGGAGATGCGTGGAATTATTTCCCTTTTCACCATGCCCACAGCCGCGCTTACCGATGGGGCGAAGATGGCATCGGCGGCATTTGCGATTTCTTCCAGAACCTCTGCTTCTCCGTTGCCATGTGGAACGGTAAAGACAAAATACTGAAAGAACGCTTGTTCGGCCTCGGCAACTACGAAGGCAACCACGGCGAAGACGTAAAAGAACTCTATTACTACCTCGATAATATTCCTTCGCATTACTATATGCGGATGTTATATAAATACCCGCAACAGGCATTCCCTTACACCGATCTGGCCGAAACAAACCGCAACCGCAGCAAAGCAGAACCCGAATACGAAATCCTAGATACCGGCGTATTTAACGACAACAAATACTTCGACGTTTATATCACCTACGCTAAATTCAGCAAGTGCGATATTGGAATTAAAATAGAAGTGGTTAACCGTGGAAAAACAGCGGCGCCCATCACACTGCTGCCTACACTATGGTTCTATAACCGCTGGCAATACGGTGGCGTAGAAAAGAAACCTTCCATCACCCGTGTGAATCACGGCACCGTGAAGGCAAAACATGAACGGCTGGGCTCCTATTATTTTTATTTCCCTAAAACAGAAGACCAGTTCTTTACCGAAAACGAAAGCAACAACGAAAAGCTCTTTAAAAAGCCTAACGCAGCCCCTTTCGTAAAAGATGCCATTAATGACGCCATTATAGAAAACAAGAATGTCGATCTGCTGCGCAAACTGGATAAAGGCACTAAGTTTTCACCCGTCTTCAAATATAAAGTGCCCGGAGGCGCCGCTAAAACGCTATACCTGCGCTTATCAGACAACCTGATAGACGAACCCTTCGCACACGGGTTCGAAGAAATTTTTCAGCAACGCAAAACAGAAGCCGACGACTTCTATAAAGCCATTTTACCCGCCCACATCACAGAACAGCAAAAGCAGATCCAGCGGCAGGCGCTCGCAGGACTATTATGGAGCAAACAATATTATCATTTTGATATCGAACGCTGGCTCTCCGTCCCCGATGGCATTTCACCGCTAAGCACCCAAAGAACATTGGGCCGCAATCACGATTGGCCGCACCTTAAAAACCAGGATATCATTCTCATGCCCGACAAATGGGAGTACCCCTGGTATGCCGCATGGGACCTGGCATTCCATTGCATCCCCATGGCCATGATAGACCCCACATTTGCCAAACACCAGTTGATCCTGGTAATGCGCGAATGGTATATGAAACCCGATGGCCAGCTCCCCGCATACGAATGGAATTTCAGCGACGTAAATCCCCCCGTACACGCCTGGGCCGCCCTGCAGGTCTATCATATCGAAAAAAAGAATACCGGTAAAGGCGACGTGGCTTTCCTGAAACGTATCTTCCAGAAACTGCTTATCAACTTTACCTGGTGGACAAACCGTAAAGACCCCAACGGCAATAACATCTTCGAAGGCGGCTTCCTGGGTCTCGATAATATAGGCGTCTTTAACCGCAGCATCCAACTGCACGGACAAATGGCCCTGGAACAGGCCGATGGCACCAGCTGGATGGGCATGTACGCCCTCAACCTCATGGATATGGCCATCGAAATTGCCATGCATGATATTTCATTCGAAGACACTGCCACCAAATTCTTCGAACACTTCATCCTCATCGCAGAAGCATTGAACGAACTGGGCATGTGGGACGACGAGGATAAGTTCTTCTACGATATGCTCGTAGCCCCAGGCACTCAACCATTGCGCCTGAAAATTCAGTCTATCGTAGGCCTTACAACCTTATTCGCTGTATCCATCATCGAAAAAACAGTATCCCGCCGCCTCGACGATTTCACCAAACGCATTACCTGGTTCGAAAACTACAGGACCAAAAACAATAAGTTCTGGCCCAACGAAGAACGCACAGGCAGCAACAATATTTTACTGTCGCTTATCTCACAGGAAAAACTCACCGCATTACTGCAACGCCTGCTGAACGAAACAGAATTTCTTTCCAATGGCGGCATAAGGGCGCTCTCCAAATACCATGAACAATACCCCTATTCCGTTCAGATAGATGGCGTAGAATACTCTATTCAATACGATCCCGGCGATTCCACCTCCAACTTTTTCGGTGGCAACAGTAACTGGCGCGGCCCCGTATGGATGCCCATCAATTACCTCATCATACAGTCCATCAAAAAGTTCGGCGAATTCTACAACGGCCGCCTCGAAGTAGAATACCCCACCGGCTCCGGCAAAAAAATGGAACTGAAAGAAGTCGCCGACGCCCTTACCAAAAGGGTAATAGGCCTCTTCGAAAAAGACCTTTCAGGCGCCCGCCCCTCACACGGCAAATACAACTGGTTTTACCAGCAACCGGGCAACGAAAACCTTATCCTCTTTTATGAATATTTCCACGGCGACACCGGCAGCGGCCTTGGCGCCGCCCACCAGACCGGCTGGACAGCTCTGGTAGCTTCACTAATAAGCGAAACAGCAGAAAAGAAAGATAAAAAACAATCATCCACCTGA
- a CDS encoding type II toxin-antitoxin system HicA family toxin → MKYSELHRKIRRSGWTHIRTEGSHYIYEKEGRTYPVPFHGTKEIGEGLRKKIIKEMQLN, encoded by the coding sequence ATGAAATACAGCGAATTACATCGAAAGATTCGTCGTAGTGGCTGGACGCATATACGTACAGAAGGCAGCCACTACATTTACGAAAAGGAAGGGCGAACCTACCCTGTTCCTTTTCACGGAACCAAAGAGATAGGCGAAGGACTGAGAAAAAAAATAATAAAAGAAATGCAACTTAACTAA
- a CDS encoding type 1 glutamine amidotransferase domain-containing protein, with product MSTLNGKKVAILTENGFEEVELTSPKEALEKAGATVHIVSKQEGKVKAWDHDHWSIELPVDVSLSEAIAEDYDALLVPGGVLNPDQMRGQQEYVSFATHFLESGKPLAAICHGPQLLIETGLLEGRNMTSYPSIKTDLVNAGVKWEDKEVITDNGLVTSRSPKDLEAFNKKMIEEIAEGVHA from the coding sequence ATGTCAACACTCAACGGTAAAAAAGTAGCGATCTTAACCGAAAATGGTTTTGAAGAAGTAGAGTTAACAAGTCCCAAAGAGGCCCTGGAAAAAGCAGGCGCCACCGTGCATATCGTATCAAAACAGGAAGGAAAGGTCAAAGCCTGGGATCATGACCACTGGTCCATAGAATTACCTGTAGACGTATCTCTATCCGAAGCAATTGCAGAAGACTACGACGCCCTCCTGGTCCCCGGCGGCGTACTAAACCCCGACCAGATGCGCGGACAGCAGGAATATGTATCCTTTGCTACTCATTTCCTCGAATCGGGTAAGCCACTGGCCGCCATCTGCCACGGCCCGCAGTTACTCATCGAAACAGGCCTGCTCGAAGGCCGCAATATGACCTCCTACCCTTCCATTAAAACCGACCTCGTCAATGCCGGCGTAAAATGGGAAGACAAAGAAGTAATTACAGATAACGGCCTGGTAACCAGCCGCAGCCCCAAAGACCTGGAAGCATTTAACAAAAAAATGATAGAAGAAATTGCCGAAGGAGTACACGCCTAG
- a CDS encoding TonB-dependent receptor domain-containing protein: MNPNQYLVLLMFLLLASAAGAQQISGTVKDADNKPVTQAVVSLLRLSDSVILKNEVTDKGGVYEFVTVAEGAYFLSVSHIGYASAFSNVIKVGKQSRIAVPVIVLSKVVASLQGVTVTSKKPMIEVKADKTIVNVENTINAVGNDALELLRKSPGVMVDKDDNLSLSGKNGVQVFIDGKPSPFSGKDLAAYLRSLQSSEVESIELITNPSAKYEAAGNAGIINIRLKKNKAFGTNGSLSAGYNVGIFSKYNSSFAINHRNKKLNYYGSYNFNKARNESFTDFYRLVLDSVFDQHSLDIGTFDGNAFRGGVDYYANRNHTFGFVVMGNINSHTNRMRSNTEISYRPTGKTIRLLDASNNVSDERNNVNANFNYRFADTLGHELNIDADYGAYRLRTDQFQPNTYYTPSRSSVISEAVYRMKSPTDINTYAIKADYEQDYKKGKLSMGVKSSLVDADNDFGRYNVLSSKESMDSLRSNTFNYNENINAGYVNYNKQLKGVMVQVGLRVENTNAKGTSIGYQYLNGDYARYDSSFTRNYTDVFPSAAVTWNKDPANQWSLAYSRRIDRPNYQYLNPFEFKLDEYTYEKGNTRLNPQYTNSVRVTHVYKYMLTTALSYSHVSDIFSSLVDTAERSKAFISRKNLASQDVVNLNISLPVQIKKYSGFFNLSSSYSHYKAKFGEGRTVDLSAFNALLYMQHSYKFTKDITGEVSGFYNSPSIFQGTFKSRKMWGVDVGAQYSFMKGNMTLKATVSDVFQTMRWWGESDFAGQWVRANGGWESRLLKLNLSWRFGSSQVKAARQRKMATEEENKRINGDGGGSGGPGGRN; the protein is encoded by the coding sequence ATGAACCCAAACCAATATCTCGTGCTTCTTATGTTTTTGCTGCTGGCCAGTGCAGCCGGAGCCCAACAAATTTCAGGGACTGTAAAAGATGCTGATAATAAGCCTGTAACGCAGGCTGTTGTATCGCTTTTGCGTTTGTCTGATTCCGTTATTTTAAAAAATGAGGTAACGGATAAGGGCGGTGTATATGAATTTGTTACAGTTGCTGAAGGCGCTTATTTTTTAAGTGTTTCTCATATTGGCTATGCTTCTGCATTCAGTAATGTTATTAAGGTTGGCAAACAATCGCGGATCGCGGTTCCTGTTATCGTGCTGTCGAAGGTTGTTGCAAGCCTGCAGGGTGTTACGGTGACCAGTAAAAAGCCTATGATAGAGGTGAAAGCGGATAAAACAATTGTAAATGTTGAAAATACTATCAACGCTGTTGGGAATGACGCCCTGGAGCTTCTGCGTAAATCGCCCGGCGTTATGGTTGATAAGGATGACAACCTGAGCCTTAGCGGAAAAAATGGTGTACAGGTTTTTATAGATGGCAAGCCCTCCCCCTTTTCGGGTAAGGATCTTGCGGCCTATTTAAGGTCGCTTCAGTCGAGCGAGGTGGAGTCGATAGAGCTTATTACCAATCCTTCGGCTAAATATGAGGCGGCTGGCAATGCGGGCATCATTAATATCCGGCTTAAGAAGAATAAGGCTTTTGGGACGAACGGGTCGCTTTCGGCGGGATATAATGTTGGTATTTTTTCTAAATACAACAGTTCTTTTGCCATCAACCACAGGAATAAAAAACTCAATTATTACGGTAGCTACAATTTCAATAAGGCTCGTAATGAATCCTTTACTGATTTTTACCGGTTAGTGCTTGATTCTGTATTTGATCAGCATAGTTTGGATATTGGCACCTTTGATGGTAATGCGTTCAGAGGTGGGGTTGACTATTATGCCAACAGGAATCATACTTTCGGATTTGTTGTCATGGGTAATATCAACAGCCATACCAATCGTATGAGGAGTAATACGGAGATCAGTTACCGGCCTACGGGTAAGACCATCCGTTTGCTGGATGCAAGCAATAATGTTAGTGATGAAAGGAATAATGTGAATGCTAATTTCAACTACAGGTTTGCGGATACGCTTGGTCATGAGTTGAACATTGATGCGGACTACGGCGCATATCGTTTGCGTACGGACCAGTTTCAGCCTAATACTTATTATACGCCATCACGTTCTTCTGTTATAAGTGAGGCTGTATACAGGATGAAATCGCCTACCGATATCAATACTTATGCTATAAAGGCGGATTATGAACAGGATTATAAGAAGGGCAAACTTTCGATGGGTGTGAAATCGAGCCTTGTGGATGCCGATAATGATTTTGGCCGTTACAATGTATTAAGCAGTAAAGAAAGCATGGATTCTTTGCGATCGAATACTTTCAATTATAATGAGAATATCAATGCTGGTTATGTGAACTACAACAAGCAGTTAAAAGGTGTGATGGTACAGGTGGGGCTACGGGTGGAGAACACCAATGCGAAAGGCACTTCTATCGGGTATCAATATTTGAATGGTGATTATGCCAGGTATGATTCGAGCTTTACGCGTAATTATACCGATGTGTTTCCGAGTGCGGCTGTTACCTGGAATAAGGATCCTGCCAACCAGTGGTCGCTGGCTTACAGCAGGCGTATAGACCGGCCTAATTACCAGTATCTGAATCCTTTTGAGTTCAAGCTCGATGAATATACTTATGAGAAGGGTAATACGCGGCTAAACCCGCAGTATACGAATAGTGTACGGGTAACGCATGTGTATAAGTATATGCTTACGACGGCATTAAGTTATAGCCATGTGTCGGACATATTTTCGTCACTGGTTGATACGGCGGAGCGTTCGAAGGCTTTTATAAGCCGTAAGAATCTTGCGAGCCAGGATGTGGTAAACCTGAATATAAGTTTGCCGGTACAGATTAAGAAGTATTCAGGGTTTTTCAATTTGAGCAGCAGTTATTCTCACTATAAAGCCAAGTTTGGAGAGGGGCGCACCGTTGATCTTAGTGCGTTTAATGCGCTGTTGTATATGCAGCATAGTTATAAGTTCACGAAAGATATCACGGGTGAAGTGTCGGGGTTTTACAATTCGCCCTCTATATTCCAGGGGACGTTCAAATCGCGGAAGATGTGGGGTGTTGATGTGGGAGCGCAATATTCGTTCATGAAAGGTAATATGACGTTAAAAGCTACTGTCAGCGATGTGTTTCAGACCATGCGCTGGTGGGGGGAAAGTGATTTTGCGGGTCAGTGGGTACGTGCCAATGGGGGATGGGAGAGCAGGTTGCTGAAGTTAAACCTGTCGTGGCGTTTTGGCAGCAGCCAGGTGAAGGCTGCGCGTCAGCGCAAGATGGCTACGGAGGAAGAGAACAAGCGTATCAATGGCGATGGAGGTGGCAGCGGAGGGCCTGGCGGAAGGAATTAG
- a CDS encoding TonB dependent receptor has protein sequence MNPNFSLTILVFLLFAHVTQAQQISGTVRDADNKPVAHAVVSLLRLPDSLVLKNEVTDKNGAFRFAGVAAGTYFLNVTYIGYVRGFSGAFVVTGKSGITVSTIVLSKAVADLQGVTVTSKKPMIEVKADKTIVNVENTINAIGNDVLELLRRSPGVLVDKDENISLSGKNGVQVFIDGKPSPFSGKDLSAYLKAMQSDQVESIELITNPSAKYEAAGNAGIINIRLKKNKAFGTNGTVSAGYNIGIYSKYNGSFAINHRNKKLNFFGNYNYNKSRNESSNTFYRELLDSVFDQHAFRTITFEGNSFRGGIDYYANRNNTFGIAVMGNVNKGTYDMLSNNVISYAPAGKPDRLLEAANMINDKRNNLNTNLNYRFADTLGHEFNVDADYGSYTVRTGQFQPNIYYTPSHSAVMSKAVYRMSTPTDIKTYALRADYEQDYKKGKLSIGIKSSLVDSDNDLLRYNVWTNKESLDTLRSNIFNYNENINAGYVNYNKQFKGVMLQAGLRVENTNSKGTSIGHRIVNDSYAIYDSSFERNYTDLFPSAAITWNKHPGNQWSLSYSRRIDRPAYKDLNPFEFKLDEYTYEKGNTQLKPQYTHSVRMTNVYKYKLTTALGYSRVTDVFTQLPDTADRSKAYVTWENLASQDAFSLDISLPVQYNKYTGFLSISSNYSHYRANLGEGRTIDHGMLSVNLYMQHSYKFSKRFTGEISGFYNSPTINQGTFRSRKQWTLNAGGQYSFAGERMLFKVSVSDLFHMLQWWSESDFAGQRVVANGKWESRQLKLNLSWRFGSSQVKASRQRKTASEEESRRINSGGN, from the coding sequence ATGAACCCCAACTTCTCCCTCACAATTCTTGTGTTTCTATTATTTGCCCATGTTACACAAGCCCAACAGATTTCAGGAACTGTAAGAGATGCAGATAATAAGCCTGTAGCCCATGCAGTAGTTTCACTTTTGCGTTTACCTGATTCTCTTGTTCTGAAAAATGAAGTCACTGATAAAAATGGCGCCTTCCGGTTTGCCGGAGTTGCTGCAGGCACTTATTTTTTGAATGTCACTTATATAGGTTATGTGCGGGGATTCAGTGGTGCTTTTGTTGTTACCGGTAAATCGGGGATAACGGTTTCGACGATAGTGCTTTCCAAGGCTGTAGCTGATTTGCAGGGTGTTACTGTTACCAGCAAGAAGCCGATGATAGAGGTGAAGGCGGATAAGACGATTGTGAATGTAGAGAACACGATCAATGCTATTGGGAATGATGTGCTGGAGCTATTGCGCAGGTCGCCTGGTGTGTTGGTAGATAAGGATGAAAATATTAGCCTCAGCGGCAAAAATGGCGTACAGGTTTTTATAGATGGGAAACCATCTCCATTTTCCGGCAAGGATCTGAGTGCTTACCTGAAAGCGATGCAGTCGGACCAGGTAGAGTCGATAGAGCTGATCACCAATCCTTCGGCCAAATATGAAGCGGCTGGCAATGCCGGAATCATCAATATCCGGTTAAAGAAGAATAAGGCTTTTGGTACGAATGGTACGGTTTCGGCAGGATACAATATTGGTATTTATTCCAAATACAATGGTTCTTTTGCTATCAATCACAGGAATAAGAAGTTAAATTTTTTTGGCAATTATAATTATAATAAATCGCGTAATGAATCTTCCAATACGTTCTACAGGGAGCTGCTGGATTCTGTTTTTGATCAACACGCTTTTCGCACCATTACTTTTGAGGGTAATTCCTTTCGTGGTGGTATAGACTATTATGCCAACAGGAATAACACTTTTGGAATAGCGGTAATGGGTAATGTAAATAAGGGTACCTACGACATGTTGAGTAACAATGTTATCAGTTATGCGCCTGCCGGAAAGCCGGACCGATTGCTGGAGGCTGCCAATATGATCAACGATAAAAGGAATAACCTGAATACGAATTTGAATTACCGCTTTGCCGATACACTTGGACACGAGTTTAACGTGGATGCAGATTACGGCAGCTATACTGTGCGTACCGGCCAGTTTCAACCTAACATTTATTATACTCCTTCTCATTCTGCTGTGATGAGTAAGGCTGTTTACAGGATGTCTACGCCTACCGATATCAAAACTTATGCTTTAAGAGCTGATTACGAACAGGATTACAAAAAGGGGAAACTCTCGATAGGTATAAAATCGAGCCTTGTGGATTCCGATAATGATTTACTTCGTTACAATGTTTGGACAAATAAGGAGTCGCTGGATACTTTAAGATCAAATATTTTCAATTATAATGAAAATATAAATGCTGGTTATGTGAATTATAACAAGCAGTTCAAGGGAGTTATGCTACAGGCAGGACTGCGGGTAGAAAACACCAATTCCAAGGGGACTTCTATTGGTCACCGGATTGTGAATGATAGTTATGCTATTTATGATTCGAGCTTTGAGCGGAATTATACGGATTTATTTCCCAGCGCTGCCATTACCTGGAATAAGCATCCTGGGAACCAGTGGTCGTTGTCTTATAGCAGGCGTATAGACCGGCCTGCTTACAAAGATTTGAATCCTTTTGAGTTTAAGCTCGATGAATATACTTATGAGAAAGGCAATACGCAGCTTAAGCCACAATATACACATAGTGTGCGGATGACGAATGTATATAAATACAAGCTTACGACTGCGTTAGGCTATAGTCGTGTTACCGATGTATTCACGCAATTGCCTGATACGGCGGACCGGTCTAAAGCTTATGTGACGTGGGAAAACCTGGCCAGCCAGGATGCGTTTAGCCTGGATATAAGTTTGCCTGTACAATACAACAAATACACTGGTTTCTTAAGTATCAGCAGTAACTATTCGCATTACAGGGCTAATTTGGGTGAGGGGCGAACCATAGATCATGGCATGTTGAGTGTAAACTTATATATGCAGCATAGTTATAAGTTTAGCAAGCGTTTTACGGGTGAAATATCCGGTTTTTATAACTCTCCGACTATTAACCAGGGCACATTCAGGTCGCGGAAGCAATGGACGTTAAATGCGGGTGGGCAGTATTCATTTGCGGGGGAGCGTATGTTGTTTAAAGTTTCTGTAAGTGACCTGTTTCATATGCTGCAATGGTGGTCGGAAAGTGATTTTGCGGGGCAGCGTGTAGTGGCCAATGGTAAATGGGAAAGCAGGCAATTGAAGTTAAATTTGTCGTGGCGTTTTGGTAGCAGCCAGGTAAAGGCTTCCCGGCAACGAAAGACTGCTTCGGAGGAAGAAAGCAGGCGTATTAATTCCGGTGGCAATTAG
- the ppsA gene encoding phosphoenolpyruvate synthase, with protein MNTTTIAWLSEVGINDLEQVGGKNASLGEMIQHLGKLGIRIPNGYVITVEGYRSFCSYNHLEQQIRDLVNAIDHNSVTSLRRVGQQVRQLIRNSKFPPELSKQIIDTYQQLSANYAQEATDVAVRSSATAEDLPDASFAGQQETYLNVRGPAALMDAVRNCFASLFTDRAISYRQRFGYDHFAVGLSVCVQKMVRSDLGAAGVAFSLDPETGFRDIVVINGAFGLGEMVVQGALSPDEFIVFKPKLKEGYPAIIEKKLGRKDQKMVYGDNPDERVRIIPTEKPARSLFCIPDHFILQLAGWVCQIEDYYSNLKNHYCPMDIEWAVDGLSQQLYIVQARPETVQSRKEQQTVTSYSLSKPDGLEINTLCKGIAVGDKIASGKVNIFYSLDERVEGEAFREGDVLVTDMTDPDWEPIMKKASAIITNKGGRTCHAAIVAREMGVPAIVGCVNATEILQPGTLITASCAEGEEGFVYEGEIPFQKTETNLSTLPGIRTNLMLNVGSPAMAFQFAHLPHRGIGLAREEFIINNYIKAHPLALLHHHNLNDPALSGTIDKLIAGYKNERTYFIQKLSYGIARIAAAFYPYKVIVRFSDFKSNEYYNLTGGKYFEPKEENPMIGWRGASRYYSEEYKEAFGLECAAIKKVRTEMGLNNVVVMIPFCRTVDELLKVKATMNEYGLKQGEDGLEIYLMAELPSNILVAEEFARHVDGFSIGSNDLTQLTLGLDRDSTLVAGLYDERNKAVLKLIDMLIQTAREAGVKVGICGQGPSDHPDFAQFLVERGIDSISVTPDSLIKTVHAIHEVEKRMHREAPLTC; from the coding sequence ATGAACACGACAACGATTGCCTGGCTTTCAGAAGTAGGCATTAACGACCTGGAACAGGTAGGAGGAAAAAACGCCTCCCTGGGAGAAATGATTCAGCACTTGGGTAAATTGGGCATCCGCATTCCCAATGGCTACGTGATAACCGTAGAAGGTTATCGCAGCTTCTGTAGCTACAACCACCTCGAACAACAGATCCGCGACCTGGTGAACGCTATAGACCATAACAGCGTTACATCATTGCGACGCGTAGGCCAGCAGGTCCGTCAACTGATCCGCAACTCCAAATTCCCGCCGGAACTGAGTAAACAGATCATCGACACCTACCAGCAGCTTTCAGCAAACTACGCACAGGAAGCCACCGACGTAGCAGTACGCTCTTCCGCCACAGCCGAAGACCTGCCCGACGCATCCTTTGCAGGCCAGCAGGAAACCTACCTCAACGTACGTGGCCCCGCCGCACTCATGGATGCCGTCCGCAATTGCTTCGCATCACTCTTCACAGACCGCGCCATCAGCTATCGCCAGCGATTCGGGTACGATCACTTCGCAGTAGGCCTCTCCGTATGCGTCCAGAAAATGGTCCGCTCCGATCTCGGCGCCGCAGGTGTGGCTTTTTCTCTCGACCCCGAAACAGGCTTCCGCGATATCGTCGTTATCAACGGCGCATTCGGCCTCGGCGAAATGGTCGTGCAGGGAGCCCTCTCACCCGACGAATTCATCGTCTTCAAACCTAAACTCAAAGAAGGCTACCCCGCTATCATCGAAAAAAAACTGGGCCGCAAAGACCAGAAAATGGTCTACGGCGACAACCCCGATGAACGCGTACGCATCATCCCTACAGAAAAACCCGCACGGTCTCTGTTTTGTATCCCCGATCATTTCATCCTCCAGCTCGCAGGCTGGGTATGCCAGATCGAAGATTATTACAGCAACCTCAAAAACCATTATTGCCCCATGGATATAGAATGGGCAGTAGATGGCTTAAGTCAGCAACTATACATAGTGCAGGCCCGCCCCGAAACTGTCCAAAGCCGTAAAGAACAACAAACCGTTACCAGCTACAGCCTCAGCAAACCCGATGGACTGGAAATAAACACGCTCTGTAAAGGCATCGCCGTAGGCGACAAAATAGCCTCCGGGAAAGTCAACATCTTCTACTCTCTCGACGAACGCGTCGAAGGAGAAGCCTTCCGCGAAGGCGATGTGCTCGTAACCGACATGACCGACCCCGATTGGGAACCCATCATGAAAAAAGCTTCGGCTATCATCACCAACAAAGGAGGACGCACCTGCCATGCAGCCATCGTTGCCAGGGAAATGGGTGTACCCGCTATCGTAGGCTGTGTCAATGCAACAGAAATATTACAGCCCGGCACGCTTATCACCGCCTCCTGCGCCGAAGGAGAAGAAGGCTTCGTATACGAAGGAGAGATCCCTTTCCAAAAAACAGAGACCAACCTCTCAACACTGCCCGGGATCAGGACCAACCTCATGCTAAACGTCGGCAGCCCTGCTATGGCATTCCAGTTTGCACACCTGCCCCATAGAGGAATAGGCCTCGCTCGCGAAGAGTTTATCATCAACAATTACATCAAGGCACACCCACTGGCGCTCTTGCACCACCACAACCTCAACGACCCCGCTCTGTCCGGAACAATTGACAAACTCATCGCAGGTTATAAAAACGAACGCACCTACTTTATTCAAAAGCTGTCTTATGGCATCGCACGCATAGCCGCAGCATTTTACCCCTACAAGGTCATCGTCCGCTTCTCCGATTTCAAAAGCAACGAATACTATAACCTCACCGGGGGAAAATACTTCGAACCAAAGGAAGAAAATCCTATGATAGGCTGGCGCGGAGCCTCACGCTACTACTCCGAAGAATACAAAGAAGCTTTCGGACTCGAATGCGCTGCCATCAAAAAGGTCCGCACCGAAATGGGCCTCAACAACGTAGTGGTAATGATCCCCTTCTGCCGTACAGTCGATGAACTGCTGAAAGTAAAAGCCACCATGAACGAATATGGCCTCAAACAGGGAGAAGATGGCCTCGAAATATACCTCATGGCCGAACTACCCTCAAACATCCTCGTAGCAGAAGAATTCGCCCGGCATGTAGACGGCTTCTCGATAGGTAGTAACGACCTCACACAGCTCACCCTCGGCCTGGATCGTGACTCCACCCTTGTCGCAGGCCTCTACGACGAAAGAAATAAAGCAGTGCTCAAACTCATAGACATGCTTATTCAAACCGCCCGCGAAGCAGGGGTCAAAGTAGGCATCTGTGGCCAGGGCCCCTCAGACCATCCCGACTTTGCACAGTTCCTCGTAGAACGTGGCATCGACTCCATCTCCGTAACCCCCGATTCTCTCATCAAAACCGTCCATGCCATTCACGAAGTGGAAAAACGAATGCACCGCGAAGCACCTTTGACCTGTTAA